A single Thunnus thynnus chromosome 6, fThuThy2.1, whole genome shotgun sequence DNA region contains:
- the plekhm2 gene encoding pleckstrin homology domain-containing family M member 2 isoform X1, translating to MDQLKVKDRILENISLSVKKLQSYFAACEDETPAIRNHDRVLQRLCEHLDHALLYGLQDISSGYWVLVLHFTRREAVRQIDELQHIATNLGRSRAWLYLALSESSLESYLRLFQENQGLLQKYYFKNALVCSHDHLTLFLTLVSGLEFIRFDLELDVPYLDVAPYMPEYYKPQNLLDFEERLPSSDSLSLHSFTSLTSTNLEWDDSAIAPSSEDYDFGDIFPVLQSMPSADWEEGDLTDQASCPRSSGSDPQTVISDTVVLSTGTVKVKVAHLSPHSPTFRYNPFNEDSDTNTTNTSADVTPVHVASCYNATTTGDDTESTNNELEVIRMARRRKPAKKRRGKGSTDSSSSIHNSVSSEHMEIDNSLQGSDDVDSLNCTVIHLDAEGELRRSRAGTEVVEEGDEDGAEGLLRLPEMTDTSMDSVGQPLSDVMDRLNGVLDREEAWDNPEDEEKNSKGCNQGPEPPAQQPFREDSGGKPPDPAPGETSHAPLATSPNLLQASPVPTDLCCSTPNSPDSAPTGGGHHDSTEHSKSQTLSGGHEDEGKTKAQAGQEPNMKNGEQEVQEGEETDKNEFTAEEAEEQLQEEKLSPSESSHPAEFKVDNNHLLLLMIHVFRENEEQLFKMARMSTGHMEGDLQPLYLLLTDCYIYLLRKGAAEKPYTVEDAVSYNELDYLSVGLDQQTVTVVCTNRRRKFLLDTADASLTVWFLSILKSAMVKGCREPPYPSVLTDATMEKLALTKFISQESHCEVYEVSIQLYSLVHWEDPMDMTLSPQGVPPSSRLPSSAKEGILHYRAGTTYLGKELWKSCYLVLSNGILYLYAERTDVTPVLSVTMRGEHCGGCRRSNSTERPHAFQVILTERPPLELSANDEQDMADWMLLLCQSVSKGVIPQGVAPTPCIPCCLVVTDRKLLTCHQDCQTSFFRSLGSADICDVIAVSLEADKEYCVIEFAADRSQYLPPWVLYFSGCEERDRLLEVLDNTWKAIFQVDLPHNEVSDPSVQKRCGEALALMKSAWQRADSLARGRAQREPWC from the exons TTGCAGAGTTACTTTGCAGCCTGTGAAGATGAGACTCCAGCCATCCGAAATCACGACCGCGTCCTGCAGCGTCTCTGTGAACACCTTGACCACGCTCTGCTGTATGG GCTGCAGGACATCTCTTCAGGCTACTGGGTGCTGGTGCTTCATTTCACCAGGAGAGAAGCTGTCCGCCAGATAGATGAGCTTCAGCACATAGCAACCAATCTTGGTCGAA GTCGGGCATGGTTGTACCTGGCATTGAGTGAGAGCTCTTTAGAGAGCTATCTGCGGCTCTTCCAGGAGAACCAAGGATTACTACAGAAGTATTATTTCAA gAATGCACTGGTCTGCAGCCATGACCACCTCACGCTCTTCCTCACACTGGTGTCAGGCCTGGAGTTCATTCGCTTTGATCTGGAACTG GATGTGCCCTATCTGGACGTGGCCCCTTACATGCCAGAATACTACAAACCCCAGAACCTGCTGGACTTTGAGGAAAGGCTGCCAAGCTCAGACAGCTTGTCCCTGCACTCCTTCACCTCCCTCACCTCCACCAACCTGGAGTGGGATGACAGTGCCATAGCTCCCTCAAGTGAAG ATTATGATTTCGGTGACATCTTCCCCGTGTTGCAGTCAATGCCAAGTGCAGACTGGGAAG AGGGTGACCTGACCGACCAGGCCAGCTGCCCGCGATCCAGTGGCTCTGACCCCCAGACAGTCATCAGCGACACAGTGGTCCTTTCCACCGGCACTGTCAAGGTGAAGGTAGCTCATCTTTCTCCACACAGTCCCACGTTTAGATACAACCCCTTCAATGAGGACTCGGACACTAATACCACCAACACCTCAGCCGACGTCACGCCGGTTCATGTGGCCAGCTGTTACAATGCCACCACCACTGGAGATGACACAGAGAGCACCAACAACGAGCTGGAGGTCATAAG GATGGCCAGACGAAGGAAACCAGCCAAGAAGCGACGTGGGAAAGGCTCCACAGATTCGAGCAGCAGCATCCATAACTCAGTCTCCTCTGAGCACATGGAAATTGACAACAGCCTCCAAGGCTCAGACGATGTAGACTCATTAAATTGCACTGTAATTCATCTTGATGCTGAAGGAGAGTTGAGGAGAAGCAGGGCGGGAACAGAGGTTGTGGAGGAAGGGGATGAAGATGGTGCAGAAGGCCTCCTACGGCTCCCTGAGATGACAGACACCTCGATGGATAGTGTGGGCCAACCCCTCAGTGATGTCATGGACCGGCTCAACGGGGTTCTGGATAGGGAGGAGGCCTGGGATAACCCAGAGGACGAGGAGAAAAATAGCAAAGGCTGTAACCAGGGCCCCGAGCCCCCTGCACAGCAGCCCTTTCGAGAAGATTCAGGCGGCAAGCCACCTGACCCAGCCCCAGGAGAAACGTCTCACGCCCCTCTGGCCACAAGCCCCAACCTCCTGCAGGCCTCTCCTGTGCCTACAGACTTATGCTGCTCTACCCCCAACAGTCCAGACTCTGCTCCCACGGGTGGTGGCCACCATGACTCTACAGAGCATAGCAAGTCGCAGACTCTTTCAGGTGGCCATGAAGATGAAGGAAAGACAAAAGCACAAGCAGGACAGGAGCCCAACATGAAGAACGGAGAGCAAGAAGTAcaagaaggagaggaaacagacaAGAATGAGTTTACTGCTGAGGAGGCAGAAGAACAACTACAAGAGGAGAAGCTTAGTCCCTCAGAAAGTTCTCATCCTGCAGAGTTTAA GGTGGATAACAATCACTTGCTTCTTCTCATGATCCATGTATTCAGAGAGAATGAGGAGCAGCTCTTCAAG atGGCGAGGATGAGTACAGGCCATATGGAGGGCGACCTGCAGCCCCTTTACCTGCTGCTGACTGACTGTTACATCTACCTGCTTAGGAAGG gTGCGGCAGAGAAGCCTTACACAGTAGAAGATGCTGTTTCCTATAATGAGCTGGACTATCTTTCA GTGGGCCTTGACCAACAGACAGTGACAGTTGTTTGCACCAACAGACGAAGAAAATTCCTTTTGGACACAGCTGATGCGTCgctgactgt CTGGTTCCTGTCTATTCTCAAGTCAGCCATGGTCAAGGGTTGTCGTGAGCCTCCGTATCCCTCCGTGCTGACTGATGCCACCATGGAAAAACTTGCACTCACTAAGTTTATCTCCCAGGAATCTCACTGTGAG GTTTACGAAGTGTCTATCCAACTGTATTCACTGGTCCACTGGGAGGATCCTATGGACATGACTTTGTCACCCCAGGGTGTCCCACCAAGCTCTAGATTACCTTCCAGTGCCAAGGAGGGGATTTTGCATTACAGAGCTGGAACCACCTACCTGGGCAAAGAGCTGTGGAAAAGCTGCTACCTCGTCCTCAG CAATGGGATTCTCTACCTGTATGCAGAAAGAACTGATGTGACACCTGTGCTGTCAGTCACCATGCG TGGAGAGCACTGTGGTGGCTGCCGTCGCTCAAACAGCACAGAGCGTCCACATGCCTTCCAAGTCATCCTGACAGAGCGCCCCCCACTGGAGCTCAGCGCCAACGATGAACAGGACATGGCCGACtggatgctgctgctctgccaGTCTGTCTCCAAAGGG GTCATCCCTCAGGGTGTGGCGCCCACACCATGTATCCCATGTTGCCTGGttgtgacagacaggaagctgctAACTTGCCATCAGGACTGTCAGACCAGCTTCTTCCGTTCACTGGGCAGTGCTGATATCTGTGATGTCATTGCTGTCAGCCTAGAGGCCGACAAGGAGTACTGTGTCATT GAGTTTGCAGCTGATCGCTCTCAGTACCTCCCTCCATGGGTCTTATACTTCAGTGGATGTGAAGAGAGAGATCGCCTGCTGGAGGTGTTGGACAACACATGGAAAGCCATTTTCCAG GTTGACCTTCCCCACAATGAGGTATCCGATCCATCGGTGCAGAAGCGTTGTGGTGAGGCCCTCGCCCTGATGAAGAGCGCCTGGCAGCGGGCAGACAGTCTGGCTCGAGGCAGAGCCCAGCGTGAGCCCTGgtgctga
- the plekhm2 gene encoding pleckstrin homology domain-containing family M member 2 isoform X2 has translation MDQLKVKDRILENISLSVKKLQSYFAACEDETPAIRNHDRVLQRLCEHLDHALLYGLQDISSGYWVLVLHFTRREAVRQIDELQHIATNLGRSRAWLYLALSESSLESYLRLFQENQGLLQKYYFKNALVCSHDHLTLFLTLVSGLEFIRFDLELDVPYLDVAPYMPEYYKPQNLLDFEERLPSSDSLSLHSFTSLTSTNLEWDDSAIAPSSEEGDLTDQASCPRSSGSDPQTVISDTVVLSTGTVKVKVAHLSPHSPTFRYNPFNEDSDTNTTNTSADVTPVHVASCYNATTTGDDTESTNNELEVIRMARRRKPAKKRRGKGSTDSSSSIHNSVSSEHMEIDNSLQGSDDVDSLNCTVIHLDAEGELRRSRAGTEVVEEGDEDGAEGLLRLPEMTDTSMDSVGQPLSDVMDRLNGVLDREEAWDNPEDEEKNSKGCNQGPEPPAQQPFREDSGGKPPDPAPGETSHAPLATSPNLLQASPVPTDLCCSTPNSPDSAPTGGGHHDSTEHSKSQTLSGGHEDEGKTKAQAGQEPNMKNGEQEVQEGEETDKNEFTAEEAEEQLQEEKLSPSESSHPAEFKVDNNHLLLLMIHVFRENEEQLFKMARMSTGHMEGDLQPLYLLLTDCYIYLLRKGAAEKPYTVEDAVSYNELDYLSVGLDQQTVTVVCTNRRRKFLLDTADASLTVWFLSILKSAMVKGCREPPYPSVLTDATMEKLALTKFISQESHCEVYEVSIQLYSLVHWEDPMDMTLSPQGVPPSSRLPSSAKEGILHYRAGTTYLGKELWKSCYLVLSNGILYLYAERTDVTPVLSVTMRGEHCGGCRRSNSTERPHAFQVILTERPPLELSANDEQDMADWMLLLCQSVSKGVIPQGVAPTPCIPCCLVVTDRKLLTCHQDCQTSFFRSLGSADICDVIAVSLEADKEYCVIEFAADRSQYLPPWVLYFSGCEERDRLLEVLDNTWKAIFQVDLPHNEVSDPSVQKRCGEALALMKSAWQRADSLARGRAQREPWC, from the exons TTGCAGAGTTACTTTGCAGCCTGTGAAGATGAGACTCCAGCCATCCGAAATCACGACCGCGTCCTGCAGCGTCTCTGTGAACACCTTGACCACGCTCTGCTGTATGG GCTGCAGGACATCTCTTCAGGCTACTGGGTGCTGGTGCTTCATTTCACCAGGAGAGAAGCTGTCCGCCAGATAGATGAGCTTCAGCACATAGCAACCAATCTTGGTCGAA GTCGGGCATGGTTGTACCTGGCATTGAGTGAGAGCTCTTTAGAGAGCTATCTGCGGCTCTTCCAGGAGAACCAAGGATTACTACAGAAGTATTATTTCAA gAATGCACTGGTCTGCAGCCATGACCACCTCACGCTCTTCCTCACACTGGTGTCAGGCCTGGAGTTCATTCGCTTTGATCTGGAACTG GATGTGCCCTATCTGGACGTGGCCCCTTACATGCCAGAATACTACAAACCCCAGAACCTGCTGGACTTTGAGGAAAGGCTGCCAAGCTCAGACAGCTTGTCCCTGCACTCCTTCACCTCCCTCACCTCCACCAACCTGGAGTGGGATGACAGTGCCATAGCTCCCTCAAGTGAAG AGGGTGACCTGACCGACCAGGCCAGCTGCCCGCGATCCAGTGGCTCTGACCCCCAGACAGTCATCAGCGACACAGTGGTCCTTTCCACCGGCACTGTCAAGGTGAAGGTAGCTCATCTTTCTCCACACAGTCCCACGTTTAGATACAACCCCTTCAATGAGGACTCGGACACTAATACCACCAACACCTCAGCCGACGTCACGCCGGTTCATGTGGCCAGCTGTTACAATGCCACCACCACTGGAGATGACACAGAGAGCACCAACAACGAGCTGGAGGTCATAAG GATGGCCAGACGAAGGAAACCAGCCAAGAAGCGACGTGGGAAAGGCTCCACAGATTCGAGCAGCAGCATCCATAACTCAGTCTCCTCTGAGCACATGGAAATTGACAACAGCCTCCAAGGCTCAGACGATGTAGACTCATTAAATTGCACTGTAATTCATCTTGATGCTGAAGGAGAGTTGAGGAGAAGCAGGGCGGGAACAGAGGTTGTGGAGGAAGGGGATGAAGATGGTGCAGAAGGCCTCCTACGGCTCCCTGAGATGACAGACACCTCGATGGATAGTGTGGGCCAACCCCTCAGTGATGTCATGGACCGGCTCAACGGGGTTCTGGATAGGGAGGAGGCCTGGGATAACCCAGAGGACGAGGAGAAAAATAGCAAAGGCTGTAACCAGGGCCCCGAGCCCCCTGCACAGCAGCCCTTTCGAGAAGATTCAGGCGGCAAGCCACCTGACCCAGCCCCAGGAGAAACGTCTCACGCCCCTCTGGCCACAAGCCCCAACCTCCTGCAGGCCTCTCCTGTGCCTACAGACTTATGCTGCTCTACCCCCAACAGTCCAGACTCTGCTCCCACGGGTGGTGGCCACCATGACTCTACAGAGCATAGCAAGTCGCAGACTCTTTCAGGTGGCCATGAAGATGAAGGAAAGACAAAAGCACAAGCAGGACAGGAGCCCAACATGAAGAACGGAGAGCAAGAAGTAcaagaaggagaggaaacagacaAGAATGAGTTTACTGCTGAGGAGGCAGAAGAACAACTACAAGAGGAGAAGCTTAGTCCCTCAGAAAGTTCTCATCCTGCAGAGTTTAA GGTGGATAACAATCACTTGCTTCTTCTCATGATCCATGTATTCAGAGAGAATGAGGAGCAGCTCTTCAAG atGGCGAGGATGAGTACAGGCCATATGGAGGGCGACCTGCAGCCCCTTTACCTGCTGCTGACTGACTGTTACATCTACCTGCTTAGGAAGG gTGCGGCAGAGAAGCCTTACACAGTAGAAGATGCTGTTTCCTATAATGAGCTGGACTATCTTTCA GTGGGCCTTGACCAACAGACAGTGACAGTTGTTTGCACCAACAGACGAAGAAAATTCCTTTTGGACACAGCTGATGCGTCgctgactgt CTGGTTCCTGTCTATTCTCAAGTCAGCCATGGTCAAGGGTTGTCGTGAGCCTCCGTATCCCTCCGTGCTGACTGATGCCACCATGGAAAAACTTGCACTCACTAAGTTTATCTCCCAGGAATCTCACTGTGAG GTTTACGAAGTGTCTATCCAACTGTATTCACTGGTCCACTGGGAGGATCCTATGGACATGACTTTGTCACCCCAGGGTGTCCCACCAAGCTCTAGATTACCTTCCAGTGCCAAGGAGGGGATTTTGCATTACAGAGCTGGAACCACCTACCTGGGCAAAGAGCTGTGGAAAAGCTGCTACCTCGTCCTCAG CAATGGGATTCTCTACCTGTATGCAGAAAGAACTGATGTGACACCTGTGCTGTCAGTCACCATGCG TGGAGAGCACTGTGGTGGCTGCCGTCGCTCAAACAGCACAGAGCGTCCACATGCCTTCCAAGTCATCCTGACAGAGCGCCCCCCACTGGAGCTCAGCGCCAACGATGAACAGGACATGGCCGACtggatgctgctgctctgccaGTCTGTCTCCAAAGGG GTCATCCCTCAGGGTGTGGCGCCCACACCATGTATCCCATGTTGCCTGGttgtgacagacaggaagctgctAACTTGCCATCAGGACTGTCAGACCAGCTTCTTCCGTTCACTGGGCAGTGCTGATATCTGTGATGTCATTGCTGTCAGCCTAGAGGCCGACAAGGAGTACTGTGTCATT GAGTTTGCAGCTGATCGCTCTCAGTACCTCCCTCCATGGGTCTTATACTTCAGTGGATGTGAAGAGAGAGATCGCCTGCTGGAGGTGTTGGACAACACATGGAAAGCCATTTTCCAG GTTGACCTTCCCCACAATGAGGTATCCGATCCATCGGTGCAGAAGCGTTGTGGTGAGGCCCTCGCCCTGATGAAGAGCGCCTGGCAGCGGGCAGACAGTCTGGCTCGAGGCAGAGCCCAGCGTGAGCCCTGgtgctga